In the genome of Candidatus Binatia bacterium, one region contains:
- the aroE gene encoding shikimate dehydrogenase — protein sequence MPPITARTGVCAILGHPVGHSLSPEIHNAAFAALDLPFVYVAHDVAPGNVATAIAGVRAMGYRGLSITIPHKIDALHAVDEVDETARVIGCINTVVNRDGRLFGYNTDGLGALGALRDAGADPRGRHVLVLGSGGAARAVAVTIAREAPPAALAILGVEPDQLRQLAADVRARGHCGTVSGDELTDASLRRALETVSIVLHCSPIGMHPHEDASVVPAALWHPGLVAFDAVYNPRRTRLLSEAAAAGCATIEGVEMFLGQAYVQFELWTGRAAPREIMRRIVEARL from the coding sequence ATGCCCCCGATTACCGCCAGGACCGGCGTTTGCGCCATACTCGGCCACCCGGTCGGCCATTCCCTATCGCCCGAAATTCACAACGCGGCCTTCGCGGCCCTCGACCTGCCGTTCGTCTATGTCGCGCATGACGTTGCACCCGGCAACGTCGCAACGGCCATCGCCGGCGTAAGGGCGATGGGATACCGCGGCCTGTCGATAACGATTCCTCACAAGATCGACGCCCTGCACGCGGTCGACGAGGTCGACGAGACCGCGCGCGTCATCGGTTGTATCAACACCGTGGTCAACCGCGACGGCCGTCTGTTCGGATACAACACCGACGGGCTCGGTGCGCTCGGTGCCCTGCGCGACGCCGGCGCCGACCCCCGCGGCCGGCACGTGCTGGTCCTCGGCTCCGGCGGTGCGGCACGCGCCGTCGCCGTCACCATCGCACGCGAGGCTCCGCCCGCCGCCCTTGCGATTCTCGGCGTCGAGCCCGATCAACTGCGCCAGCTCGCCGCCGATGTCCGTGCGCGCGGCCACTGCGGCACCGTCAGCGGGGACGAGCTTACCGACGCGTCTTTGCGCCGCGCCCTGGAGACCGTCTCGATCGTTCTCCACTGCTCGCCAATCGGCATGCATCCGCACGAAGACGCCAGCGTTGTCCCCGCCGCGCTCTGGCATCCGGGGTTGGTGGCGTTCGACGCCGTCTATAACCCGCGCCGCACCAGGCTCCTGAGCGAGGCAGCCGCGGCCGGGTGCGCGACGATCGAAGGGGTCGAGATGTTCCTCGGCCAGGCCTACGTGCAGTTCGAGCTCTGGACCGGCCGGGCGGCTCCGCGCGAGATCATGCGCCGCATCGTCGAGGCCCGGCTGTGA
- a CDS encoding shikimate kinase: MNVVLVGYRGTGKSSVAAVVARELGLTVVSLDAEIVRRAGKSIPEIVAEIGWPGFRDLEEEIVRTCAARDGQVIDCGGGVIEREANFAPLRAAGPVFWLRASTRTIVERIGGDTQRPSLTGTKSFTDEVEEVLARRRPLYGRIAHHVVDTDGRTVEEVAREVVEGVGG, from the coding sequence GTGAACGTCGTTCTCGTCGGCTATCGCGGCACCGGAAAGAGTTCCGTCGCCGCGGTTGTCGCCCGCGAACTGGGGTTGACCGTCGTCAGTCTCGACGCCGAGATCGTCCGCCGGGCCGGCAAGAGCATTCCCGAGATCGTCGCCGAGATCGGCTGGCCGGGCTTCCGCGACCTCGAAGAAGAGATCGTCCGCACCTGCGCCGCCCGCGACGGTCAGGTCATCGACTGTGGTGGCGGCGTCATCGAACGCGAAGCGAACTTCGCGCCGCTACGTGCGGCCGGCCCTGTGTTCTGGCTCCGGGCGTCCACCCGGACCATTGTCGAGCGCATCGGCGGCGACACGCAGCGACCGTCGCTCACCGGCACGAAAAGCTTCACTGACGAAGTGGAAGAGGTCCTCGCGCGCCGTCGGCCCCTGTATGGCCGCATCGCGCATCACGTTGTCGATACCGATGGGCGCACGGTGGAGGAAGTGGCGCGGGAGGTGGTTGAGGGCGTGGGGGGCTGA